The Candidatus Obscuribacterales bacterium genomic interval GTTATAGCTTCTGACCACGTCATAAATCCAGGCTCGGCTGTAGCCGGTAACCTCAGCTACCTCAGCGGTACCCTTGCCCAAGTGCAATAGCCAGATGAGCTGATAATGCCCCCGTTCAATCCCGCTCTTGGCGGATTTATAACGCTGCTCCAGTTCCTCAATGGTTAAATGTGGTTCTAGCTTCAGTCGACGCCCCATCTTGCTTTCAGCCTGTTATACAACTCCATTACTCATTCTAGGGTTGATTAGCCGGACTTGGTATAACGCCGTCCTTGGACATATTGGCGGAATGCTGGCAGAAGACTATCCCACGTAATATCGAAGCCCCTCGACCGTCCTGGAAGAGGGGCTTTATCGTGAAAGTTCTCGCGCTTTGTCCGTTCACCAGATTGACACCACCGTTGCTCGACGGTCACTGTTGCTTGATGGTCACCTACTCAGCCAGCAGAACTCAGCCCCCTAGTACTCTGAGGCGGAAGTAGCCCGCCTATTGACGAAGACGGAAACCCTTGTGTGTCCTGGATTCCTTTTCGTTTTTCTGTCTTCGTTCTTCTGTCTTGCGATCCTAGGCCGTTTCCATCCAGTCAAAAATCTTATCAAGCTGTTCCAGGGTAATCAGTCCGTACTGCCACAGCACCATGGGCAACGGATCGGTTTTTTGAATATGGTGGCGCAGGGCGACGGCAATG includes:
- a CDS encoding DUF2949 domain-containing protein, with the translated sequence MNITERQAHLINFLQDDLAIPEDSIAVALRHHIQKTDPLPMVLWQYGLITLEQLDKIFDWMETA
- a CDS encoding IS630 family transposase, whose protein sequence is MGRRLKLEPHLTIEELEQRYKSAKSGIERGHYQLIWLLHLGKGTAEVAEVTGYSRAWIYDVVRSYN